CCCAGTAAAGCCATCTTCGGGTAGCCACACCTGCCGGCTGTGTTTATTGGTCAGGCTGGTTCCTGCTGACAGGAAGTCTATAAACAGACTGGTTAAAACACATAGCAACTCCTCAGTGTGAATGTTGTGGTCCCTTCCAAACGTTGTACCCCTTGAACACATCAATATTACTACAGCCATGTAATTTCAAGAGCAGGTTACACCCGTCAGGACGCTGGTCTGTTATTGTGGAGACGTAACAGTAGGGACTCTATAAATCACACAAAAACAGTTTCTATTAGCTGACCAGGGTTTATTTGATGACAATTAGTATAAATAttgcacaatatatatatattttatatatatatattatatatatatttttttttttgggggggggggtcacgtaACTGTTTTTGTGTTTCGTGTGAAACAAAAGACTAGATATCCAATTTGGGGACAAACGGAACTTTTTGTTTCTACTCCTTAGTAGTCTCAAACTACTTCCTGTCTGGAACTCCAGGAACATCTACTCCTTATGAGTCTCAAACTACTTCCTGTCTGGAACTCCAGTAACATCTACTCCTTATGAGTCTCAAACTATTTCCTGTCTGGAACTCCAGTAACATCTACTCCTTATGAGTCTCAAACTACTTCCTGTCTGGATCTCCAGTAACATCTACTCCTTATGAGTCTCAAACATCTTCTTCCTGTCTGATTTGTCTTCGATGTTCTTACGCCAGTCTCCCACAGCATCTTTgtcctgaggggggggggggggggggaatggcaGAATAAGTACATGAgtgaaaatgtatttgaaatatATGACACTTGGTGTGGGCAGTGTTAGCATGATTCACATTGGAGTGTTGGGTTGAACAGGCGTACAGTTGTTGCTGCTTAGAGGCCTATACAGGGAGACATTGTCTTTGAAATTTTGGACTAATGATATGACatttggtgtcagaagtgggatcctGTAGAACAGCTACAGAACAGACACATGCATGGACGAGGCTTACAAATAAAACTATCACATTATTTACACAGTAAATAAGTCACGTTACAGTCATATAGTAACATTATTAAGCTAAACTATACTATAATTACAGTATGTTCTTATGTCCAGAACAACACCCACCTCTTCCTTGACCTCCTTCTTGACTTGCTTCAGGTTGGCCCTCAGGTCCATGGACACCTTGTGTTTGGAGCCCAGCAGAGCCTGGAGCATAGCATCAGCAGACATGCGGACTTTCTTCAGGACGGGCTTCCTGAACTTACCATTCAGTTCAACTACCTTCATCTTCAAGTCCTCAACCTGTTTGGAATTCAACAGGAAGCACTTATCACACACAGACGATTGACTGCCCGACGCCAAACACCAGTGGAAATACTGTTACCCCCTTGGCTCTAATATTagtaacagtgaactactgttacccccttggctctaatatgagtagcagtgaactactgttacccccttggctctaatatgagtagcagtgaactactgttacccccttggctctaatattagtaacagtgaactactgttacccccttggctctaatatgagtaacagtgaactactgttacccccttggctctaatattagtaacagtgaactactgttacccccttggctctaatattagtaacagtgaactactgttaccctCTTGGCTCTAATATTagtaacagtgaactactgttacccccttggctctaatattagtaacagtgaactactgttaccctCTTGGCTCTAATATTagtaacagtgaactactgttaccccttggctctaatattagtaacagtgaactactgttaccctCTTGGCTCTAATATTagtaacagtgaactactgttacccccttggctctaatattagtaacagtgaactactgttaccctCTTGGCTCTAATATTagtaacagtgaactactgttaccctCTTGGCTCTAATATTagtaacagtgaactactgttacccccttggctctaatatgagtaacagtgaactactgttacccccttggctctaatatgagtaacagtgaactactgttacccccttggctctaatatgagtaacagtgaactactgttacccccttggctctaatatgagtaacagtgaactactgttaaccccttggctctaatatgagtgacagtgaactactgttacccccttggctctaatatgagtaacagtgaactactgttaaccccttggctctaatatgagtaacagtgaactactgttacccccttggctctaatatgagtaacagtgaactactgttaaccccttggctctaatatgagtagcagtgaactactgttacccccttggctctaatattagtaacagtgaactactgttacccccttggctctaatattagtaacagtgaactactgttacccccttggctctaatattagtaacagtgaactactgttacccccttggctctaatatgagtaacagtgaactactgttacccccttggctctaatatgagtaacagtgaactactgttaaCCCCTTGGCTCTGATATgagtaacagtgaactactgttacccccttggctctaatatgagtaacagtgaactactgttaaccccttggctctaatatgagtaacagtgaactactgttacccccttggctctaatatgagtaacagtgaactactgttacccccttggctctaatatgaGTAGCAGTGGTAGaactcctcacctccttctcagaCTTGGTCACCTTGGTTGACATGTCGTATCTCTCCTCATCAACCCTCTCGATCTTCTGATGGAGCTTCTTGCACAAGTCCtgaagagagacatacagagagacatagagagaaagagaggcatagagagagagaaagagaggcatagagagagagaaagagaggcatagagagagagaaagagaggcatagagagagagaaagagaggcatagagagagagaaagagaggcatagagagacatacagagagacatagagagagagcaagagagacagagataaagtcATAGTTTTATGACCCTATACGAAGGAATACACAGCAAACTAAgtatcagagagtgagagagagagagagagggagagagagagagagagagagagagagagagagagagagagagagagagagagagagagagagagagagagagagagagagagagagagagattgagagagagagagattgggagagagagagagattgagaaagagagagtttgagaaagagaaagagattgagagagagagagattgagagagagagagattgggagagagagagagagagattgaggaagagagagagattgagaaagagaaagagattgagaaagagagaaagagagaaagagagattgagaaagagagaaagagaaagagagattgagaaagagagaaagagaaagagattgagaaagagaaagagagaaagagagattgagaaagagagaaagagaaagtgagaaagagagaaagagagattgagaaagagaaagagagaaagagagagattgagaaagagaaagagagaaagagaaagaggggttgGCGCTAATAGCTTACCGTGAGCTCTGCCATGCATACCAAGAACTCAGGGGCAGGGCAGTTCTCC
This region of Oncorhynchus gorbuscha isolate QuinsamMale2020 ecotype Even-year unplaced genomic scaffold, OgorEven_v1.0 Un_scaffold_697, whole genome shotgun sequence genomic DNA includes:
- the LOC124019854 gene encoding troponin I, fast skeletal muscle-like: MSDKKMTASRRNYLKSLMLQIAAGLLEAEAVEAEAEKARYMKENCPAPEFLVCMAELTDLCKKLHQKIERVDEERYDMSTKVTKSEKEVEDLKMKVVELNGKFRKPVLKKVRMSADAMLQALLGSKHKVSMDLRANLKQVKKEVKEEDKDAVGDWRKNIEDKSDRKKMFETHKE